CCCCTTTTAGACAGCCACTTCCACTAACGACGAGACCTACAAGAAGTAATAGGATGAACAATGCCTTGAGCCACTTCATGATTCCTCCACCGATTTGACTTCAAAGCAAAGTAAAATATAAAGATTGCCGAAATAGAATATAGATTGGCAAATTCTCTACATTGATCTATATAGAATATGGAAATAAAAACATTCAAAGAAATCTGTCAAGAGTTAGTTGACTTTTCCCAAACTTTGCCTCTATCCTCTTCACAGTATCCCAAGACCTCCTGACTATCGGAGGAAACTCTCCATATTCCTTATAATACTCCTCAAGCCATCTTCTTGTTCTTGGATCGCTGGGATAACCTGAGCCAAAGTCTCCATATCTCTCCTTCAGTTTCTCTATCTCTCTATCCCTAATGACCTTTGCCAAGATGGAGGCTGCAGCTACAACTTCATACTTCGCATCAGCCTTATGCTCAGCAATTACCTCTGCATTGTAGTTCAACTTGGCACGTATAAGGCTTGCAAATCTCTTTTCGTCAACATCGGCAGAGTCAACGTATATCCGTGAGGGCTTAACATTAAGGGAATTCAATGCCAAAGCGAACTTCTCAACTTCCAACAAATTTAGAGAAGAGCTTCTATTGTCTATTTCCTGAGGAGATACGACAACCACACTATAATCATCTAAAACGTTAACTATCTCATCGAATATCCTCTCACGTTGCTCAGGAGTTAGCTGCTTTGAATCCCTCACTCCAATACTTCTCAAATCTGACAACATGTCTTCACTGATCACAACGGCCACTATTACAAGGGGTCCTATCACTGGACCCCTTCCAGCTTCATCGACTCCTCCTATCCTCATACTACTTTCCCCCTAAACGTTAAGATTCCGTAAATCGTTCCAAGGAATATCGTGGCCAATCCACTAGGTGGAATGTTAAAGTAATACCCAAGGAATATTGAGACTACCTGAATCACTAGTGTCAATAGCAAACTAACGGCAACCAACTCTCTAATTCCCCTTGAGATCGTAGAAGCTATTGCCCCAGGTAGCACCGCAAGAACCTGCAAAGTTATCAGCCCAACGGTTTTTACTATAAGTCCTCCGATTGCACCTACAAGGAAGTATAGGAGCATTAGATAAAACCTAACGTTACCACCATGACTCTCTAGACCCTCAGGATCAAAGCTTAGATACAAGAAGTCTCTATAAAAGAGAAGCATGATACCAAAGAGTATTGCCCCACCAATCACAAGGAAGAGAAGGTCAGTAAAAGTTATCAGAAATATTTCACCTGTTAGGTAGGTAACTATGCTCTCCGAGAGCGCGAAGTATGGCTTAGAGGCCATAACCTTATAGAGAACCCCAAAGCCAAGGACTGTTAAACCGGCGATTATTCCTGCTATGGTACCGACAGCTGTATCCGAGGAGTAACCCCTTATCTCCATCTCAGCTATTCCAATGACAATTGCTATGGCAACAATTAGGGACATCCAAAAAATCAAGGAAAGCTTCGCGAATATTAACCCAAGAATCATTCCTAATACAGCTCCAAAAAGTAGGGCATGGAAAGTTGCATGAGTCAGAAATGCTATTCCCTTCAGATTTATGAGAGGACTTAGCATGCCAAGCAAAGTTCCAACCATTAAACCAGCCAACAAGGCCCTCAGTAGGTATTCCTCTATCATCTTCCCCACCTCAGGTGAACATCTCCGATTATGCAATAGAGCCTCTCTCCAACGCGAACTGTCTTTGAAGCTGGACCATAGACCCTGAATATTACATCATCCCTCAAGACTTCTTCTGGCGTTCCAAAGGCTATTAGCCTTTTATCTATCAGCATGACTTTGTCTCCTATTTCGGCGAGGGGATTTATGTCATGGGTCGTTATCACCATTGTAACGTTCATCTCTTCTTTTATCTTTGAAAGTGTTGAGGTTGCCTCAATCTTAGCCTTAGGATCTAAGGCCGAAAGTGGCTCGTCAAGGAGTAATAACTCTGGATTGGACATCAGAGCTCTAGCTATTATGACCCTCTGCTTCTGCCCACCGCTAAGCTCCCTGAAGGGTTTCTCAGCCAAGTGTCTCAAGCCCAAGAATTCAAGAACCTTGAGGGCCCTCTTGATGATCTCACTAGATATCGTGAAGTGTGCCAAACCTCTTTTGTAGAGTGCACCCATTGCAACAACTTCTATAACACTAAGGGGAACTCTAGAATTGAGAGAAAATGTTTGTGGAACATAAACAACCTTATCCCTAACCTCAATGGGGGGCTTGCCAAATACCCTAACAACGCCCTCATACTCTGTATGGAAACCAGACAAGACTTTCAACAGTGTTGTCTTTCCAGCGCCGTTTGGGCCAAGCAAAAGTAGGGTTTCTCCACTTTTTAACTTAAAAGTTAAATTCTCCACTGCCTTGACTCCATTGTACAGGATAGTTAAATTCTCGGCCTCAACAACGTACTCCATTCTCACCGCCAAAGTTTGGTTGACCTAATTGAAACTTAAAAAGTTATCCGCTGAATATGTGACAAATATCCCCTTGGATTCTCTTGAAGTAGAGGATAAGAGGCTGTAAAACGTTCAAAGAAACGCGTATTCAAATGCACAAGGTTTAAATTATTTTGTAGGGATTATGTTGATGGTGATTTTTGATGAGCTACAAGGAGTATAGGGACAAGGTGTTGCACTTTATTGAGGAACATGAGAAGTGGAGGAGCCATACAATAAACCTTATTGCAAGTGAAAACATAACGTCCCCAAGTGTAAATAGAGCAGTAGCCTCAGGTTTTATGCACAAGTACGCTGAGGGTTGGCCAAGGCAGAGGTACTACCAAGGATGTAAGTACGTCGATGAAGTTGAACTCATTGGAGTTGAACTCTTCACGAAGCTATTCAAGAGCGACTATGCAGACTTAAGACCAATCTCTGGAACTAACGCTAACCAGGCCGTATTCTTCGGATTAGGACAGCCGGGTGACAAGGTGATAGTCCTTCACACGAGCCATGGAGGACACATAAGCCACATGCCCTTCGGTGCTGCAGGTATGAGAGGATTGGAAGTACACACATGGCCATTCGATAACGAGTCATTCAACATAGATGTTGACAAAGCTGAAAAGATGATAAGAGAGCTCGAACCAAAGATAGTCGTCTTCGGAGGTTCACTGTTCCCATTCCCACACCCAGTTAAGGAGCTCGCCCCAGTCGCTAAGGAGGTTGGGGCATTCGTGGTTTACGATGCAGCTCACGTCCTCGGTCTAATAGCTGGAGGAGAGTTCCAAGACCCACTCAGAGAGGGAGCCGACATAATGACGGCTTCAACTCACAAGACATTCCCAGGACCACAGGGTGGAGTGATCCTCTACAAGAAGTTTGCAGATGATGAGACGATAGCGAAGCTACAGTGGGCAATCTTCCCAGGAGTTGTCAGTAACCACCACCTACACCACATGGCTGGAAAGGTCATTACAGCTGCTGAAATGCTCGAGTACGGTGAAGCCTATGCAAAGCAAATAGTTAAGAACGCAAAGGCCCTGGCGGAGGCTCTAGCTGAAGAAGGATTCAAGGTCATTGGAGAGGATCAGGGATACACCAAGAGCCACCAGGTTATTGTTGATGTAAGTGACCTACACCCAGCTGGAGGAGGATGGGCCGCACCGCTCCTCGAGGAGGCAGGAATAATACTTAACAAGAACTTGCTTCCATGGGATCCACTTGAGAAGGTCAACGAGCCAAGCGGACTAAGAATCGGAGTCCAGGAGATGACGAGGGTTGGAATGATGGAGGATGAAATGAAGGAGATAGCCCACTTCATAAGAAGGGTACTCATCGACAAGGAGGATCCAAAGAAGGTAAGAAAGGACGTCTACTACTTCAGGCTCGAGTACCAGAAGGTTTACTACTCCTTCGATTATGGTCTTCCAATGAAGGAGTGACACCCCTCTCTTTTAGCTTTTTATTTAAATTTGCCATCTCCAAAGCTGCAAGTGCATATTCAAATCCCTTGTTTGCCTTTATTCCAGATCTATCCAGAGCCTGAATTTCATCATCGACGGCTATTATCCCAAAGATAACTGGAGTGCCATGACTCAAGTTTATCTGACCTATTCCCCTTGCAACCTCATTCGCGACCAATTCAAAATGATATGTCTCACCTCTGACTATGGCTCCAAGGGCGAGTATTGCATCATATGACTCCTCTTTAGCTATCTCCTTAACTACAAATGGAATTTCAAAGGCCCCTGGAACCTTGAATATGTCAATATCTGTAACCCCATGCCTCTTTAAGCAGTCAAGGGCTCCTTCAAGTAGTTGCTTCGTCAATAGATCGTTGAACCTGCTCACAACTATAGCTATTTTCAATCCTTCTCCCCTATACTCTCCCTCGTAGATCATCACAACCACCTCCAAGAAGCTCCTCTAGTTCATGCCCAAGCTTCATCATCTTCGTGAGGAGGTAACTCTTATTATGCTCGGTGAGATCACCAAAAATCCTGATTGTCTCAACGACATCAATTCCAAGTTCCTTAAGTGCTTCCACTTTCCTTGGATTGTTAGTTAGGAGTCTAACTTTTGATATCCCTAAGGCCTTCAAAATTTGGTATGCAACGCTGAAGTCCCTCTCATCGTCATTAAATCCGAGGATTCTGTTAGCCTCAACGGTGTCATATCCCTCCTCTTGCAAGGCATATGCCCTTATCTTATCTTTCAATCCAATCCCCCTACCCTCCTGCCTCAGGTATATCAATACACCTCCCTCCTGTCCAATAAGCTTCAGCGAGTTTTCAAGCTGACCTCCACAATCGCATCTCAACGAGGAGAACACGTCACCTGTTAAGCACTCAGAGTGCACTCTGACAAGGGGGACATTTCCCATCGGTCTCTTTATGAGAACTAAGTGATCCTTGAAATCCAACTCATTTTCAAAAGATATGACCTCGAAGTCCCCATACTTTGATGGTAACTTTGCCTTTGCGTAGATCTTCAAAAAGCTCTTCCGTTTAACGGTTTCTTTCCAAACATCCCTTATCGTGACAATTGGAAGTTCATGATCCTCTGCAAATTCTCTGACGAACTCTAGATTATGTGAGGAACCCATCCTGTCAAGTATCTCGATTATTAAGGCATATCTTTTGAACCCCAAAAGTTCCATGAGTTCAAGAGAAGCCTCCGTGTGCCCTTTCCTCCTATTTAAACCTATTCCTCCAAGGACATGAAGATGACCCGGATATCTGAAGTGTTCTATCCCAAGACCTTCGGCAATTTTTCTAGCAGTTAGTGCCCTTTCATCGGCTGATATACCAGTTTTTGTGTCCTTGTAATCGACACTTATCAAGAAGTTCGTCTCACTGTTCTTGGAGGGCAATCTAAAGAATCCCCTCTTAAGGGCCTCCTCCTCATCCATTGCCAAGCATAGCATGCCCTTGGCTTCCAGCATGAAGTTGACAACTTCTGAGGTAGCCAACTCCGCTGGATACACTAAATCAGCCTCTTTCTCTCTTCTCTCATCAACGAGGACAATTGGCCTTCCATTAAGAATGGCTTTCCTTAAAGCATTTGCATCCATAGAAATCACCGAGGGCCTTTATGTACTTGGCCACCAGGTCTATTTCATAATTTACCTTATCACCAACCTTGAGGAATCTGAAATTCGTGTTCTCCCACGTGTATGGAACCACCTGAACCCAGAATACTTCATTCTCAACTTTGGCTATCGTCAAGCTAATCCCATTTAAAGCAATGCTACCTTTCTCGACTATACCAAATTCATTCTTCGGAATTTCAAAAGCGATCCAGTAGGTGTTTCCTCTTTTAACGATCTTTCTAACCCTGATTACCCCATCAACGTGTCCAGTGACTAAGTGCCCATTGATCCTATCTCCAACTTTCAATGCCCTCTCAAGGTTAACGAATCTAGACTCACGAAGGTTCGTTTTCTTGAGTGTCTCTTCTCCCAGCTCAAAGGTTATGTACCTTCCGATATCGACGACCGTTAAGCACACACCATTCACTGAAACGCTGTCTCCCACATTGACACTAATGACATTTTCAACGTAAAGTCTCCTTCCGCTGCAGTATGCTCTAGCAACTTTCTCAATTATTCCCGAGAACATGGCCTGGCCTCCACGAGATAGCTGTCACCGAAAGTTTCAATGTTGAGGAGTTCAACTTTCAGTGCTAGATTAACATCGTCAACTTCTAAACACTCGAATGGCGATATCCCATTTCCAATCAGCTTGTTTCCGTAGAACAGGTAAAGTTTATCCGCGAATGGTAAGAATTGACATGCTATTCTCCCACCTTCTATAAGAACACTATCAATACCCATCTTTCCCAATATTTCAAGGATCCTCTTAGGGGATGTTTCCTTTATGACCTTGGCGTTGTCCCAAGATTTATCACTCTCAGTGAATACGATTACCTTTCCTTCCTTGAATACGTTCAGATCTTTTCTATTGGCAGTTGTTCCATGCCTGTCCAGGATCACCTTAACTTTATCTCTACACCCATTAACTCTACAGTTGAGCCTTGGATTATCTATGGTTACTGTATTTGCTCCCACCATGATTGCCATGAACCTCCTTCTAATTTCCTGAACCTTCAATCTGGCCTTTTCATTGGTGATCCATTTTGAGGAGAATGACTTCGTTGCTATGAATCCATCCAATGTTAGAGCGAGCTTTATTGCCACAAAAGGCATGCTCGTCTTAATGTATTTGAAGTATATCTCGTTTAGCTTTTCGGCTTCTTCTTTCAGAATTCCAACTTCAACTTCAATTCCAGCTTCCATTAACCTTTTAACTCCCTCGCCATTCACCATAGGGTTAGGATCGAGGGTTGCTACCACAACCCTTGATATGCCTTCTTTGATTATCCTATCAACACAGGGTGGTTGCTTTCCCCAGTGAGCGCATGGTTCCAAAGTAACGTACATCGTTGCTCCTCTAACAGAATATCCATTTCGTTTCGCATCTTCTATTGCGTTAACTTCTGCATGCTTTCCTCCGAAATATTCATGATGTCCTTTGCCTATTACTTTCCCATTTTTAACTATGACGGCGCCAACCATTGGATTTGGATTTACTCTTCCCTCTCCAAGTCTTGCAAGCTCCAATGCAAGCTTCATGTACTTTTCATCTTCCTTCATCGATATTCCATATTAGGAACATTGTTTAAAAATATTTGTTCCATATATAGAACAGAATGTGAATAAGAAAAAGGCTATAAATGAGTTCTCCCAGGGAACCTTGATGATTAAGGTAGTATTCTTTGACTTGGATGACACCATAGTCGATACTAGTAAGCTAGCTGAAATAGCTAGAAGGAATGCCATAGAGAATATGATAAGGCATGGCTTGCCAGTTGATTTTGATACCGCATATTCCGAGCTAATGGAACTAATTAAAGAATACGGAAGTAACTTTCCATACCACTTTGATTACTTGCTAAGAAGGTTGGATCTCCCTTACAACCCAAAGTGGGTGTCTGCTGGGGTTATAGCTTACCATAATACAAAGTTCGCTTATCTTAGAGAAGTTCCTGGGGCCAGGAAGACCTTAATTAAGTTAAGGGAGCTTGGATATAGATTAGGAATAATAACCGATGGCAACCCAGTTAAGCAGTGGGAGAAGATATTAAGGTTAGAGCTAGATGACTTCTTTGAGCACGTAATAATTTCCGACTTTGAAGGTGTCAAGAAGCCCCATCCAAAGATATTTAGAAAGGCCCTGCACGCCTTTAATGTGAAGCCAGAGGAAGCAGTTATGGTTGGAGACAGGTTGTATTCAGATATTTATGGAGCAAAGAGAGTCGGCATGAAGACCGTGTGGTTTAGATACGGAAAATATTCTAACGAAGAACTCGAATATAGGGAGTACGCTGATTATGAGATTGAAAGGCTAGAAGATCTTGTGGAGGTGCTAACTCGTGAAAACAGTTCAAATAAGGAGGTTCATCCTTCTAGATAATAAATACAAGTCAAAGATAATAAAGGGAGAGAAAGTGACCACCATTAGATTCGGGAAATATGAGGCCAAACCAGGTAGTGAGGTCTATATAGTTATAACGCCAAGTGATACGGCGATAGCGAAGGCCATTATAAAGGACATCAGGACTAAGAAGGTCAAAGAGTTGAACAACGAGGATGCAAGGCTCGATGGCTTCTCAGATGTTAAGGAACTTGTGAGGGAATTATCGAAGATTTATGGAGACCTTTACGGGGAAGATGAAGTTACGATAATAGAATTTGAAAATGTAAGGCCTCTAAAAGAGGGAATACCCCTAAAGCTACTCAAAGGACTTAATTACAGAGATCCTTACGAGATTGCAAGGCTTGCCCTAGAGAACCTAGAGTTGACGGAGGATGTCAAGGTTATACTCCACAAGATAAACGAGGAAGGGTTAAGGGAAGCGGCTAAAAGATTCGGACCAAAGAGAGTTCAGCAAGCACTGTTAAAGGCATATCATTCCCTGTATGAGAGGGGCATCATATGAGAAAGCTTGTTATTCTTGGAATTACCTCCTTCACAATAGGAGTACTTGAAGGAATTGGGGCATTTAATGGCATAAATACAATTGTAAACGAATATGCACCCCAGGGAAATTACATAGTTTCAGCATTAACTAAGCTCGGAGATACCAGTGTAGTCTTAATTATAATAACACTAACAATCCTACTTAAAGCTAGAAGAGAGAAGATCGACATTGTAAGACCCTATCTATCCTTTTTCCTGGTCTTGGCAACTGTTGGTGTATTAAAAGTTGCCTATGGAATACCTAGGCCAAGTTCATACGGAAGTGGAATAGCTTCCTACGCTTTTCCCTCCGGACATGCTGCAAAAACTTCTATGCTTGCCAATTATTTGGGGGATCTTTGGCCGAGGTTTAAGCTAGTTTTCTACATAATTCCACTGATAGTTGGAGCTACGAGAATACTACTTCATGTCCATTGGTTTAGCGATGTCCTCTTTGGCGTATTTTATGGGGCATTCATAGATGAGGCCGTGAAAGAGGTGATTAAAAGATGGGTTTCCTCGAGATCCTATTACTCTCACTGATACCAACGTTAGAGGGGAGATATGCAATAATTTATGGACTTGCAAGGGGATATCCCCTTCATGAGGCATTACTAGCCTCAGTATTAGGAGTTTTCATTCTCTCAATTATCCTACCAAAGATTCTACCTTTCATAGATGTTATAGTGGCCAAACTAGAGGGAAGTAAGCTTAATTCCTTGGCAAGACTGTATTTGATCTACGTCAACAGGGCAAGGAGAAAGGCCAAACCATACGTTGAAAAATGGGGGTTTATAGGATTGATGATCTTCGTTGCGATACCACTCCCTGGAACAGGCGTATGGACGGGAGCTATAGCTTCATACATTCTTGGAATAAGAGAGAAAACGGCAATTCCAGCCTTGTTGTTAGGAGGATTGGTCAGTATAGTATTAACGATGCTACCCACGATCGGATATCTAAAAATTTGAATCAGGAAGAGGCGAGGGCACAAGTCTTTGGCTGATAAGCATAGTTAAACGCTTCAGGATGAATGAAGTAAGCTAGTTCCTCTAAGCCGAGCACTATCCTTGGTCCTGGTCTTGAGATTAAGTTGTCATCACTTATCATGTAAACCCTACCAGTCTTAAAGGCGGTAGTCTTTGCCAGGGGACTCTTGCATAAGTCCTCCAAAGATATTCCAGCATGAGCCGAGTATATTATCACTTCAGGATCTCTAGCAACTATGTCCTCAGCACTAACAGTCTTCCACCCACTGACATCATGGAATATATTTTCTCCTCCCGCCAGGTAAATTAGGCTGTCTATGAATGTTCCGTTTCCAGCAGTCCAATATCCATTCCAGTAACCAACCAGGTAGAAAACCCTTGGTCTTGTGAGGTTACTCGTCTTTGCTTTTACGTCTTCAACTATTGCCTTCATGTAATTCACAACGCCTTCAGCTTCTTTTTCCTTATTAACAACCTTTCCTAGCTTTATTATCCACTCATAGATTTCATCTATGTTCTTTGGATCCACTATTATGACCGGAGCAATCTCCTCCAACTTGTCAAGATACTTTACATGCATGCTCGTCCCTATTATTAAGTCGGGCTTAAGGCTAGCTATGACCTCTATGTTTGGATTGGAGAATCCTCCTATTACTGTTCTACCTTCCTTAACCCCTGGAGGGAAGTCGTCAAACTTTGTAACTCCAACGACTTTGTCTAAGGCTCCAATGAAATACAGGGTTTCTGTTATGCTTGGAGCTAGTGAAACTATCCTTTGAGGCTCCTTGGTTATCGTAACTTTCCTACCCAAAGAATCAACGATCGTCAGAGGATAATGAGTTGGAGCCTTTGTGACAGTTTCCGTGATGGTCTTTGTATAGGTCTCAGTGTAGGTAAGGGTTGATGGTGATGAGGAAGTTGAAGTGGTGCTCGAACCAAGAGTTGTTGTGGTTGTTGGAGTTATCGCTTGAGAGCCAATGCAACCACTAACAAGGACAATTAAAGCCAGGAAAAGCGGAAGAGCGATTTTCTTCATTTCTTAACCCTCCTGTGGATTATTCGTCCAACTACTTATGCCTATAGTTTAAAAATATTTTGGACAATATCACCATTTTGAATCAAAAACAGAAAAGATTAGAGACCCTTAGCTAGTTCAAAACCCTTGCTAAGAGCTCTTAAATTGATTTCTTCAGTTCCCTTTGGAACTGCGTCAAGAACGGCTTTTTTGATGCTCTCCTTTTTCACTATACCAGTTAGGCCAACGAAGAGGCCGAGAGTTAAGATGTTCATCGTTAAGCTAAGTCCAGTTGTCTCCTCAGCTATCCTCGTAAGGGGATATGGATATATATTCTTCCCCTTCTCCCTTTCCTTATTCCTGTGGGGAACTAAATCTTCCTCTATTATAACTAACCCTCCATCCTTTACGAGGCCCAGATACTTATCATAAGCCTGCTGGCTTAATAGGATAGCATAATCGGGCTCTATTACCTTTGGATAGTCTATTGGTTCATCGCTTATAACAACCTCCGCCCTACTCGCTCCTCCTCTGGACTCTGGACCATAGGCTTGAGTCTGAACCGCATAATACCCTTCATAAACGGCAGCAGCCCTTCCTAGAATGACACTTGCAAGTATTACACCTTGACCTCCGAATCCTCCTATCAGAATCTCCCTTCTCAAACTTCCCACCCCATCATCTTCTTGGCCCTCTTCTTGTATTCCTCATATTCTCTAACTAAACCGGGCCTATCCCTATCAACGAATTCTCCAATGATTATTTTGCCCTCAAGCTCCTCTGGTTTCATCTTCTTGGCCTTTTCTATTGGAACGGTTATCTTCTGATACCACTTTATTATCTCTGGCGCCGTCTTCATCCTGTTCCTTCTTCCAAAGCTTATCGGGCATGGAGAGAGGAACTCCACTAAGCTGAACCCCTCTTTCTGAAGGGCCTTCTTTATGCTATTAATTCCCTGTATGTAGTTGAAGACTGTCCATCTTGCCACATAGTTTGCTCCAGCTGCAACAGCTAGCTGGGCTATATCAAATGGATTCTCGAATTGACCATAGGGAGCGGTAGTTCCCCTCAACCCCTTTGGCGTAGTTGGAGCAACCTGTCCTCCCGTCATTCCATACGTGAAGTTATTGATTAGTATGACGGTAACGTCGAGGTTCCTCCTTATCGCATGTATGAAGTGGTTCCCGCCTATTGCTGCAGCGTCTCCATCTCCCATGAAGGCTATTATCTTGAGCTCTGGATTTGCCAACTTTATTCCAGTGGCGAATGCCAAAGCCCTTCCATGGGTTGTGTGGAGACCATCAAAGTTGACAAATCCGGGAACTCTCGAAGAACATCCGATGCCACTCACCCAAACTATCTTATCTGGATCAAGTTTCAACTCATCTATAGCCCTTAAGGTGTATTGAAGTACGGAGCCTATCCCACAACCAGGACAAAAGATCGTTGGAAGCATGTCCTTTCTAAGATACTTATCCCTGATCTCGTAAGCTGAGACTAGTCTCACCTCATATCCCTCCTTATGAATTCAACGATCTCAACTGGAGTGTGAACCTCTCCACCAATCTTGCTGATCAGTTTAACCTCAGCCTTACCATTTGCCCCTTCTCTAACTAGATGGTAGAGCTGTCCAAGATTCATCTCAGGAACGTAAATTCTCTCAACCTTCTCCGCTATCTTCTCAATGAACTCAAAATCGAAGGGCCAGATCGTGTTTATCTTTACGAGTCCAGCCCTAATTCCTTCCCTTCTAAGATCCCTGACAGCTCTTAGAGCTGACCTAGCAACTATCCCTGTTGTTATTATCGCGATCTCTGCATCCTCAATTTCCTTAACCTCATAGTCAAATATGTCTTTCTTGTTCTTCTCAATCTTTTCCACTATCCTCCTTATTATCCTCTCATGAACTTCCCGCTCGACGGTTCTCGGTCTCCCCCTTTCGTCGTGGGTTAGACCAGTAACATAAGTCCTGTAACCCTTTCCAAAGATAGGCATTGGTGGTACTCCATCTCCATGAGGATCCCCGAAGGGTAGCTCAGCCTCTTCCTCATTCTGGGGTAACTTTCTGTTAACTATCTCTATCTCATCAGGATTTGGAATGTAGACTCTCTCCCTCATGTGTCCTACTTCAGCATCGCTTAGCAATATCACCGGCGTTCTGTACTTTTCTGCTAAGTTAAATGCTCTTATCGTGAAATCGAAGGCTTCCTGAACTGTTGACGGGCTTAGAACTATCAGGGAATGATCCCCGTGAGTTCCCCATATTGACTGCATTATATCTCCCTGGGATGGTAAAGTTGGTTGGCCAGTTGAAGGACCTCCCCTTTGCACGTCCACTATCACTATAGGAGTTTCAGTCATTACAGCGTAACCTATGTTCTCCTGCATTAGGCTAAAGCCGGGACCAGAAGTAGCTGTCATGGCCTTAACTCCGGCCCAAGAGGCCCCAATTATTGCAGCTATGCTGGCTATCTCATCCTCCATCTGAATCACAACACCATCAACAAGCGGCATGTAGAGAGCCATGGCCTCAAATATCTCACTTGCAGGTGTTATTGGATAACCTGCATAGAAACGACAACCGGCAAGAATTGCAGCTCTGGCTATGGCCTCATCTCCCTGGATGAAATCTGCTGTTCCTACAGGAAATGGATATTTCATTTGGAACCCACCTCTAACCCCTTTCTAAATGCCTTTATGTTTATCTCCTCAGTCCCTCTAGGAACTCTCCTCCTTATAGCTTCTTCAACGCTCTCAGGTTTCACGATTCTTGTTTTTGCTATCAAATAACCTAAAGCCACCATATTCACTGTTAAAGCCAATCCTGTCGTTTCCTCAGCTATCCTAGTGAATGGAGCTCCAACGAACTCTCTATCTGGCTTAACGAGATCTGTATCTATTATCAGCAATCCATCAGGCTTAAGCTTTGACTTTGCCGTTTCATAACCTAACTGATGTAGAGCAACGAGGACATCGGCGTTGGTAACCATCAGGTCATATATCTCCTCCTCAGAGATTATAACATCGGCAATTGAGTGCCCTCCCCTTGATGCTGAACTGTAGTCCTGGGTTTGAAGAACCTTAAGTCCTTCTATAGCAGCAGCTTCTCCCAGGATGACACCAGCTAAAACAACTCCTTGACCTCCAATTCCTGCAAATCTGATCTGCATCCTCTTCACCTCACAAGGCTACTCTGCACATCCCTAATCAACTTGTTTAGCTCCTCTACGAATTCCGGCCTCCTTCTGTTTACGAACTCACCAATGACGAACTTTCCTTCAAGTTCTTCTTCACTCATGTTCTTTGCCTTATTTATTGGAATGCTATTCTTTAAGAACCAACGAAGCATCTCAGCTGGTTCCTTCATCTTGTTCCTCCTTCCGAACTGAACTGGACACT
The window above is part of the Pyrococcus sp. NA2 genome. Proteins encoded here:
- the rnhB gene encoding ribonuclease HII, with the protein product MRIGGVDEAGRGPVIGPLVIVAVVISEDMLSDLRSIGVRDSKQLTPEQRERIFDEIVNVLDDYSVVVVSPQEIDNRSSSLNLLEVEKFALALNSLNVKPSRIYVDSADVDEKRFASLIRAKLNYNAEVIAEHKADAKYEVVAAASILAKVIRDREIEKLKERYGDFGSGYPSDPRTRRWLEEYYKEYGEFPPIVRRSWDTVKRIEAKFGKSQLTLDRFL
- a CDS encoding metal ABC transporter ATP-binding protein; its protein translation is MEYVVEAENLTILYNGVKAVENLTFKLKSGETLLLLGPNGAGKTTLLKVLSGFHTEYEGVVRVFGKPPIEVRDKVVYVPQTFSLNSRVPLSVIEVVAMGALYKRGLAHFTISSEIIKRALKVLEFLGLRHLAEKPFRELSGGQKQRVIIARALMSNPELLLLDEPLSALDPKAKIEATSTLSKIKEEMNVTMVITTHDINPLAEIGDKVMLIDKRLIAFGTPEEVLRDDVIFRVYGPASKTVRVGERLYCIIGDVHLRWGR
- a CDS encoding metal ABC transporter permease, with translation MIEEYLLRALLAGLMVGTLLGMLSPLINLKGIAFLTHATFHALLFGAVLGMILGLIFAKLSLIFWMSLIVAIAIVIGIAEMEIRGYSSDTAVGTIAGIIAGLTVLGFGVLYKVMASKPYFALSESIVTYLTGEIFLITFTDLLFLVIGGAILFGIMLLFYRDFLYLSFDPEGLESHGGNVRFYLMLLYFLVGAIGGLIVKTVGLITLQVLAVLPGAIASTISRGIRELVAVSLLLTLVIQVVSIFLGYYFNIPPSGLATIFLGTIYGILTFRGKVV
- the glyA gene encoding serine hydroxymethyltransferase, which encodes MSYKEYRDKVLHFIEEHEKWRSHTINLIASENITSPSVNRAVASGFMHKYAEGWPRQRYYQGCKYVDEVELIGVELFTKLFKSDYADLRPISGTNANQAVFFGLGQPGDKVIVLHTSHGGHISHMPFGAAGMRGLEVHTWPFDNESFNIDVDKAEKMIRELEPKIVVFGGSLFPFPHPVKELAPVAKEVGAFVVYDAAHVLGLIAGGEFQDPLREGADIMTASTHKTFPGPQGGVILYKKFADDETIAKLQWAIFPGVVSNHHLHHMAGKVITAAEMLEYGEAYAKQIVKNAKALAEALAEEGFKVIGEDQGYTKSHQVIVDVSDLHPAGGGWAAPLLEEAGIILNKNLLPWDPLEKVNEPSGLRIGVQEMTRVGMMEDEMKEIAHFIRRVLIDKEDPKKVRKDVYYFRLEYQKVYYSFDYGLPMKE
- a CDS encoding bifunctional 3,4-dihydroxy-2-butanone-4-phosphate synthase/GTP cyclohydrolase II is translated as MDANALRKAILNGRPIVLVDERREKEADLVYPAELATSEVVNFMLEAKGMLCLAMDEEEALKRGFFRLPSKNSETNFLISVDYKDTKTGISADERALTARKIAEGLGIEHFRYPGHLHVLGGIGLNRRKGHTEASLELMELLGFKRYALIIEILDRMGSSHNLEFVREFAEDHELPIVTIRDVWKETVKRKSFLKIYAKAKLPSKYGDFEVISFENELDFKDHLVLIKRPMGNVPLVRVHSECLTGDVFSSLRCDCGGQLENSLKLIGQEGGVLIYLRQEGRGIGLKDKIRAYALQEEGYDTVEANRILGFNDDERDFSVAYQILKALGISKVRLLTNNPRKVEALKELGIDVVETIRIFGDLTEHNKSYLLTKMMKLGHELEELLGGGCDDLRGRV
- the ribH gene encoding 6,7-dimethyl-8-ribityllumazine synthase: MIYEGEYRGEGLKIAIVVSRFNDLLTKQLLEGALDCLKRHGVTDIDIFKVPGAFEIPFVVKEIAKEESYDAILALGAIVRGETYHFELVANEVARGIGQINLSHGTPVIFGIIAVDDEIQALDRSGIKANKGFEYALAALEMANLNKKLKERGVTPSLEDHNRRSSKPSGTRA